The proteins below are encoded in one region of Sulfolobus sp. A20:
- the spn gene encoding bifunctional sugar-1-phosphate nucleotidylyltransferase/acetyltransferase, with protein MKAVILAAGKGERLEPITHTRPKPFVPILDYPLILRNIEILRRYVDDIIVVISPEHKDYFKTIKNIKIIEQSEGKGTASALRAVEGIIKDEFLVLYGDIVFEEDAIKQILESNGNSILATQVKDPRNYGVIIHNADMKLIRIVEKPENPQSNLINAGIYKLDQNIFSFIDKLKPSVRGEYELTDAINQISENVKVVAYHGLWMDIGKPWDIIEINKIFLQRQTFSKILGEIEDNVKIKGTVIIEENSRIKAGTYIEGPAYIGKNSTIGPNAYIRPYTVIGSNVKIGAFNEIKESIIMEDTKIPHLSYVGDSVICEDVNFGAGTITANLRFDEKEVKVTIKNERVNSNRKKLGAIVGAHVRTGINVSILPGVKIGAYAWIFPGAVVDRDVQRGEFFFPNYLKRFSSA; from the coding sequence TTGAAAGCAGTAATATTAGCAGCGGGTAAAGGTGAAAGATTAGAACCGATAACTCATACTAGACCTAAACCTTTTGTACCTATTCTTGATTATCCTCTTATTTTAAGAAACATTGAAATTTTGAGAAGATATGTCGACGATATTATAGTCGTTATTAGTCCTGAGCACAAAGATTATTTTAAAACAATTAAAAATATAAAAATTATTGAACAAAGCGAAGGTAAGGGTACTGCTTCGGCACTTAGAGCAGTAGAAGGAATCATCAAGGATGAGTTCTTAGTACTTTATGGGGACATTGTATTTGAAGAGGACGCGATTAAGCAGATTTTGGAATCGAACGGAAATTCCATATTAGCTACACAAGTGAAAGATCCAAGGAATTATGGAGTTATTATTCATAACGCTGATATGAAGCTAATTAGAATTGTTGAAAAGCCAGAAAATCCTCAGTCTAATCTAATAAACGCAGGCATATATAAATTAGATCAGAATATTTTTTCATTTATAGATAAATTGAAACCATCGGTAAGGGGCGAGTATGAACTTACGGACGCAATAAATCAGATATCTGAGAACGTAAAAGTAGTAGCATATCATGGTTTATGGATGGATATAGGAAAGCCTTGGGACATAATTGAGATAAATAAGATATTCCTACAAAGGCAGACATTTAGTAAGATCTTAGGAGAGATTGAAGATAACGTCAAGATAAAAGGAACTGTTATTATCGAGGAGAATTCTAGGATTAAGGCCGGCACATATATTGAAGGTCCAGCATATATAGGTAAGAATTCCACCATAGGTCCAAACGCATATATACGACCATATACAGTTATTGGGAGTAATGTAAAAATTGGGGCTTTTAATGAAATAAAAGAGAGCATAATAATGGAGGACACAAAAATACCTCACTTAAGCTATGTCGGGGATAGTGTGATATGTGAAGATGTTAATTTTGGAGCAGGAACGATTACTGCAAATCTAAGATTTGACGAGAAGGAGGTTAAGGTTACCATAAAAAATGAAAGAGTTAACAGTAATAGAAAGAAGCTAGGCGCGATTGTTGGAGCACATGTTAGAACTGGAATAAATGTTTCGATATTGCCTGGAGTAAAAATAGGAGCCTATGCTTGGATCTTTCCAGGGGCTGTAGTAGATAGAGATGTACAACGCGGAGAGTTCTTCTTCCCAAATTACTTAAAAAGGTTTAGCAGTGCTTGA
- a CDS encoding redox-regulated ATPase YchF: MISIGIVGKTNVGKSSFFSAATLKDVEIADRPFVTINPNEAIGYVKVRCVHTEFNVKCNPKNSVCIDNYRFIPIKLVDVAGLIPGAHEGRGLGNKFLDDLRQADALIHVIDASGSTNEEGLPVEPGSRDPEEDIKFIENELDEWFYSIINKDWAKFARTTDLSGKDLVEALLSKLSGISVNRSHIIEALKQTKLENLKLLQWTETDLKDFARVLRIISKPMIIAANKSDMPQARRNIEKLRKKYQWIIPTSAISELALRKAAKSGIIHYIPGESDFIILKKDISEKQKSALEYIRKNVLEVYGSTGVQQALNVAVFEALKMIVVYPVEDEKRLSDKNGNVLPDAILLKKGSNPRDLAYSIHTDLAKGFLYAIDVKRKMRIGEEYQLQDGDVIKIVSSTAKPF; the protein is encoded by the coding sequence ATGATAAGCATAGGAATAGTTGGAAAAACAAACGTAGGAAAGAGTTCTTTCTTTAGTGCAGCGACTCTAAAAGATGTAGAAATAGCCGATAGACCATTCGTTACTATTAATCCTAATGAAGCAATAGGGTATGTAAAAGTTAGATGCGTGCATACCGAATTTAATGTAAAGTGTAATCCTAAAAATTCAGTTTGTATAGATAATTATAGATTTATACCAATAAAACTAGTAGATGTCGCTGGGCTTATCCCTGGGGCACATGAAGGAAGGGGCTTAGGCAATAAATTCTTAGATGACTTAAGACAAGCTGATGCCCTTATCCACGTAATTGATGCCAGTGGATCGACTAATGAAGAAGGTCTCCCAGTAGAACCGGGTTCAAGAGATCCAGAGGAAGATATAAAGTTTATTGAAAATGAACTTGATGAATGGTTCTACTCCATTATAAATAAAGATTGGGCTAAATTTGCAAGAACAACTGACTTATCGGGAAAAGATCTCGTTGAAGCTTTGCTAAGTAAGTTATCTGGAATATCGGTGAACAGATCTCACATCATTGAAGCTTTAAAACAAACAAAGCTTGAAAATTTAAAGTTGTTACAATGGACTGAAACCGATTTAAAAGATTTCGCTAGAGTCCTCAGAATCATTAGTAAGCCTATGATAATAGCAGCTAATAAGTCTGATATGCCTCAAGCTAGAAGGAATATTGAAAAACTGAGAAAGAAATATCAATGGATTATCCCTACTAGTGCTATTTCTGAGTTAGCGTTAAGAAAGGCTGCTAAGTCAGGAATTATACATTACATCCCTGGAGAAAGTGATTTTATCATATTAAAAAAGGATATAAGTGAAAAACAAAAATCTGCATTAGAGTATATAAGAAAGAATGTTTTGGAAGTTTATGGCTCTACCGGTGTTCAACAAGCCCTAAATGTTGCAGTATTTGAAGCGTTAAAGATGATAGTTGTTTATCCAGTAGAGGATGAGAAAAGGCTTAGCGACAAAAACGGCAATGTATTACCAGATGCAATTTTACTTAAAAAAGGTTCAAATCCAAGAGACTTAGCGTATTCTATTCACACAGATTTAGCTAAAGGCTTTCTGTACGCTATAGATGTAAAAAGAAAGATGAGAATTGGAGAAGAATATCAACTGCAGGATGGAGATGTAATTAAGATTGTCTCAAGCACTGCTAAACCTTTTTAA
- a CDS encoding 50S ribosomal protein L15e, with translation MALSMYHHVENTWQSDEWKKSVIRQRLIEWRKQPSIVRIVKPTRLNRARALGYKAKQGFIVVRVRVRRGGSNKIRPNKGRRPKRMGVYGYSPSKGYRWIAEEKAARKYPNLEVLGSYYVAEDGLYKYYEVILVDPSHPVIKNDPNLKWLQDPANRRRVFRGLTSAGKKVRGLRKARGLKGTTRYKWNKKIKEREEKKRHEANKYNRLQEYDRIPGK, from the coding sequence ATGGCATTATCAATGTACCACCATGTAGAGAATACGTGGCAATCTGATGAGTGGAAAAAAAGTGTGATAAGGCAGAGATTAATTGAATGGAGAAAACAGCCCTCTATCGTTAGAATTGTTAAACCTACGAGATTAAATAGGGCCAGAGCCTTAGGCTATAAGGCCAAACAAGGCTTCATAGTAGTTAGAGTAAGGGTTAGAAGGGGAGGTTCAAATAAGATAAGACCAAATAAAGGTAGAAGACCTAAAAGGATGGGTGTTTATGGTTATTCTCCATCTAAGGGATACAGATGGATAGCTGAGGAGAAAGCGGCAAGAAAATATCCTAACTTAGAAGTTTTAGGCAGTTACTACGTTGCAGAAGATGGTTTGTATAAATATTACGAAGTAATTCTTGTTGATCCATCTCATCCAGTAATAAAGAACGATCCTAATTTAAAGTGGCTTCAAGATCCCGCTAATAGGCGTAGAGTTTTCAGAGGTTTAACATCAGCGGGTAAGAAAGTTAGAGGATTAAGGAAAGCTAGAGGACTAAAAGGAACTACTAGGTACAAGTGGAATAAGAAAATTAAAGAAAGGGAAGAGAAGAAGCGTCATGAAGCTAACAAGTATAATAGGTTACAAGAGTACGATAGGATACCAGGAAAGTAA
- a CDS encoding RNA-binding domain-containing protein: MRVNQAIVSIFVHETEDYNRIISSVENFFAPSILSSKKSETIVTGHYKNKIIIIEYKFDRKNSNDLLKTILSKMEPTDLMFLFATFESHWDSRKLYLRFDKQRIIAENRLVLKEGDDIIRVVLSFNDSFENIKEEFRKVVSDRTMYTKF, from the coding sequence ATGAGAGTGAATCAAGCTATTGTTTCAATATTTGTCCATGAAACGGAAGATTATAACAGAATAATTAGCTCTGTGGAAAATTTTTTTGCTCCTTCTATTTTAAGTTCGAAAAAGAGCGAAACAATAGTTACTGGCCATTATAAGAATAAAATAATAATTATTGAATACAAGTTTGACAGAAAAAATAGTAATGATCTTTTGAAAACTATTCTTAGTAAGATGGAACCTACAGATTTAATGTTCCTTTTCGCTACGTTTGAATCCCACTGGGATTCTCGTAAATTATATCTGAGATTTGATAAACAAAGGATTATAGCTGAGAATAGGCTAGTTTTAAAGGAGGGGGACGATATAATAAGAGTTGTATTATCTTTTAATGATTCCTTTGAAAACATAAAGGAGGAGTTTAGAAAAGTTGTTAGTGATAGAACCATGTATACTAAATTCTGA
- a CDS encoding RNase P subunit p30, whose amino-acid sequence MIEPCILNSDVFPYAQKLGYNLTFAEDGKVGIKRITIRTDSIDALRRTLANLKRERKQLIFIKPLSLDSLRYSIIDKRVNVIVIDGENIKVLKKTMLNLIRFHNKFVEVPLKSSRIVVYRMLMYAYKWIPNVIFSSYAEDYNELWSPISKIDYLNILGADEEEAFKFALLNPIKLLNEYMAIRT is encoded by the coding sequence GTGATAGAACCATGTATACTAAATTCTGACGTTTTCCCTTATGCTCAAAAACTGGGATATAACTTAACTTTCGCTGAGGATGGCAAAGTAGGTATTAAGAGGATTACCATTAGGACTGATAGTATCGATGCACTAAGGAGAACTCTGGCAAATCTCAAAAGGGAAAGAAAACAGTTAATTTTCATAAAACCTCTATCTTTAGATTCTCTAAGGTATTCCATTATTGATAAACGTGTAAACGTAATTGTTATAGATGGGGAAAATATAAAAGTCCTTAAAAAAACTATGCTAAATTTAATTAGGTTTCATAATAAATTTGTTGAAGTTCCTCTAAAATCCTCAAGAATAGTAGTTTACAGAATGCTGATGTATGCCTATAAATGGATTCCGAATGTAATTTTCTCCTCTTATGCCGAAGACTATAATGAGTTATGGAGTCCAATTTCTAAAATAGATTACCTAAATATTCTTGGGGCTGATGAAGAGGAAGCTTTTAAGTTTGCACTTTTAAATCCGATAAAGTTGTTAAATGAATATATGGCAATTAGGACTTGA
- a CDS encoding Rpp14/Pop5 family protein encodes MNIWQLGLDVIIIVWLVTLTFLYISRKLLNVKIVKNKKISKSKRYIVFYVISDKNVKGIDVEKEIRKAVKELLGSIWLEIANPRVIFFREDTQEGIISTNRAGYKVVIASIPLVKEVSGTKALVVPRRTTSSLKRAKKIIGIK; translated from the coding sequence ATGAATATATGGCAATTAGGACTTGACGTTATAATAATTGTTTGGCTAGTTACTCTCACATTCTTGTATATTTCAAGAAAGCTATTAAATGTAAAGATTGTAAAAAATAAAAAAATTTCTAAGTCAAAGAGATACATTGTATTTTATGTTATATCAGATAAAAATGTGAAAGGAATTGACGTGGAGAAAGAAATACGTAAGGCGGTTAAGGAACTATTAGGGAGCATATGGTTAGAAATAGCTAATCCTAGAGTGATATTCTTCAGAGAGGACACTCAAGAGGGCATTATATCGACCAATAGAGCTGGGTATAAGGTTGTAATAGCTAGTATACCTTTAGTGAAGGAAGTTAGTGGAACTAAGGCACTTGTGGTGCCCAGAAGAACAACGAGTAGTTTAAAAAGGGCGAAAAAGATAATTGGTATTAAATGA
- the psmA gene encoding archaeal proteasome endopeptidase complex subunit alpha gives MAFGPAAMGYDRAITIFSPDGSLYQVDYAFEAVKKGWTAIGLKSKNGVVIASEKRRAQNLLDVDNIEKVFLIDDHVGCSFAGLASDGRVLIDYARNMALQHRLIYDEPISIDYLTKAVADVKQMYTQHGGVRPFGVALVIAGIDKSTAKLYMTEPSGQFMPYYAVAIGQGYYTATEFLEKNYKEDMSMDETILLALRALMSTLKPNERLTPSTVEIGYASTQTGVFLKMTNEEKSTYLQKL, from the coding sequence ATGGCATTTGGACCAGCAGCAATGGGATACGATAGAGCCATAACTATATTTTCACCAGACGGATCTCTATATCAAGTAGATTATGCATTTGAAGCAGTTAAGAAAGGTTGGACAGCTATAGGGTTAAAGTCAAAGAACGGTGTGGTAATAGCTAGTGAAAAAAGGCGTGCTCAAAATCTTCTTGATGTCGACAATATAGAGAAGGTCTTTTTAATAGATGATCACGTAGGCTGCAGCTTTGCCGGTTTAGCGTCTGATGGTAGAGTTCTTATCGATTATGCTAGAAATATGGCGTTACAACACAGATTGATTTATGATGAGCCAATAAGTATAGATTACCTAACTAAAGCCGTTGCTGACGTGAAACAAATGTACACTCAACACGGTGGCGTAAGACCTTTCGGTGTGGCTTTAGTAATAGCAGGTATAGATAAGAGCACGGCTAAACTTTACATGACTGAGCCCAGTGGACAATTTATGCCATATTATGCTGTTGCTATAGGTCAAGGTTATTATACGGCAACTGAGTTCTTGGAAAAGAATTACAAAGAAGATATGAGTATGGATGAAACTATACTTTTGGCTTTAAGGGCATTGATGTCTACCTTAAAACCTAATGAGAGATTAACTCCTAGCACAGTTGAAATAGGATATGCGTCTACACAGACTGGCGTATTTCTTAAGATGACCAATGAGGAGAAAAGCACATATTTACAGAAATTATAA
- a CDS encoding ribosome assembly factor SBDS, whose product MAKERDYVVVKYEAQGERFEILVKPKEALAFRSGKSISLSDIVISDTIYKDVKKGLKASPSSLKKVFGTTDFETIVKEILMKGELPVTTEQRKEMVETKRKQIIDFIHRNAVDPKTNLPIPPTRIEIAMQQARVQIDLNRDVESQAMQIVKEISRIIPIKIARALISIKVPSQYSSKVKSQLHNLGDVKKSNWLEDGTLIAELEIPAGAQQEVIDKLNGLTKGEVEVKVIQVR is encoded by the coding sequence ATGGCTAAGGAGCGTGATTATGTAGTAGTTAAGTATGAAGCTCAAGGTGAAAGATTTGAAATTTTAGTTAAGCCAAAAGAAGCGTTAGCTTTCAGAAGTGGCAAGAGTATTAGTTTATCGGATATAGTTATTTCGGATACCATCTATAAAGATGTTAAAAAGGGGCTTAAAGCCTCACCATCTTCACTAAAGAAAGTTTTTGGCACTACAGATTTTGAGACAATTGTTAAGGAAATTTTAATGAAGGGCGAGTTACCAGTAACAACCGAGCAACGAAAGGAAATGGTTGAGACTAAAAGGAAGCAAATAATAGATTTTATTCATAGGAATGCCGTTGACCCAAAGACTAATTTACCTATACCCCCAACAAGGATAGAAATAGCAATGCAACAAGCAAGGGTTCAAATAGACTTAAATAGAGATGTTGAATCTCAAGCAATGCAGATAGTGAAAGAGATTTCTAGAATAATACCTATAAAGATTGCGAGAGCTTTAATCAGTATTAAGGTTCCATCTCAATATAGTTCGAAAGTTAAATCACAGCTTCATAATTTAGGAGATGTTAAAAAGTCGAATTGGTTAGAAGATGGGACATTAATAGCCGAATTAGAAATACCTGCTGGTGCTCAGCAAGAAGTTATAGATAAATTAAATGGATTAACTAAAGGTGAAGTAGAAGTAAAAGTTATACAAGTGAGATGA
- the rrp4 gene encoding exosome complex RNA-binding protein Rrp4, which yields MSQQKILLQPRSIVVPGELIAEGDFQIPWSPYVLKIGNKYYSTIVGLFDVKDSQFEIIPLEGSYYYPKVGDIVIGLIDDIEIYGWIVDIKAPYHAYLPASNLLGRPVTPGEDLRKYLDIGDYVIAKVENYDRTIDPVLSVKGKDLGRVTSGIVVDIMPVKVPRVIGKNRSMYETLTLESGCSMLVANNGRILANCPSQLAEKVLIEAIRKIESESHIKGLTDRIKKFIQEKLGEKGASNSETTINS from the coding sequence ATGAGCCAACAAAAAATTTTGTTACAACCTCGATCAATAGTAGTTCCCGGCGAATTAATAGCTGAAGGAGATTTTCAGATTCCATGGAGTCCATATGTCTTGAAAATTGGCAATAAGTACTATTCAACAATAGTAGGATTATTTGATGTTAAAGATTCGCAATTTGAAATAATACCCTTGGAAGGGTCGTATTATTATCCTAAAGTAGGGGATATTGTAATCGGTTTAATAGATGATATAGAGATATATGGATGGATCGTTGACATTAAAGCCCCATATCATGCCTACTTGCCCGCATCTAATTTGCTGGGTAGACCTGTTACGCCGGGTGAAGATTTAAGGAAATATCTAGATATTGGAGATTATGTAATAGCTAAAGTCGAAAACTACGATAGAACTATTGATCCAGTTCTTTCAGTTAAGGGAAAGGATTTAGGCAGAGTAACCTCAGGAATTGTAGTTGATATTATGCCGGTAAAAGTACCTCGTGTAATAGGTAAAAATAGGAGTATGTATGAAACATTAACGTTAGAAAGTGGATGTAGTATGTTAGTAGCTAATAATGGGAGGATCTTAGCTAATTGTCCTTCCCAGCTAGCTGAAAAAGTTCTAATTGAGGCTATACGAAAGATTGAAAGTGAGTCACATATAAAAGGATTAACTGATAGAATTAAGAAATTCATACAAGAAAAACTGGGTGAAAAAGGTGCTTCAAATTCAGAAACCACGATTAATTCTTGA
- the rrp41 gene encoding exosome complex exonuclease Rrp41, translating into MLQIQKPRLILDDGKRLDGRKADELRNIRIELGVLKNADGSAIFEMGNTKVIAAVYGPKEMHPRHLSLPDRAVLRVRYHMAPFSTDDRKNPVMSRREIELSKVIREALESAVLVDLFPRTVIDVFTEVLQADAGSRLVSLMAASMALADAGIPMKDLIAGVAVGKADGVIVLDLNEPEDMWGEADMPIAIMPSLNQVTLFQLNGNMSPDEFRQALNLAIKGINVIYNLEKEALRSRFIEFKEEGV; encoded by the coding sequence GTGCTTCAAATTCAGAAACCACGATTAATTCTTGATGACGGAAAAAGACTAGATGGTAGAAAGGCAGATGAATTAAGAAATATAAGAATAGAATTAGGCGTTTTGAAAAATGCTGATGGTTCTGCTATATTTGAGATGGGTAATACAAAAGTAATAGCTGCAGTCTACGGACCTAAAGAAATGCATCCTAGACACTTATCTTTACCAGATAGGGCTGTATTAAGAGTCAGATATCATATGGCTCCATTTTCCACCGATGATAGGAAAAACCCTGTGATGAGTAGAAGAGAAATAGAGTTATCGAAAGTTATACGTGAAGCGCTTGAATCAGCTGTGCTAGTTGATTTATTCCCTAGAACGGTTATAGATGTATTCACAGAAGTATTGCAAGCTGATGCAGGATCAAGATTAGTGTCATTGATGGCTGCTTCTATGGCTTTAGCTGACGCAGGAATACCTATGAAAGATCTAATAGCAGGTGTTGCAGTAGGCAAAGCAGATGGAGTGATAGTATTAGACTTAAACGAGCCTGAAGATATGTGGGGAGAGGCAGATATGCCTATCGCGATAATGCCTTCATTAAATCAAGTTACTTTATTTCAGCTTAATGGAAATATGAGTCCAGACGAATTTAGACAAGCCTTGAATCTAGCTATTAAGGGTATAAACGTTATATATAACCTTGAGAAGGAGGCGTTAAGATCTAGATTTATAGAATTCAAGGAGGAGGGAGTATAA
- the rrp42 gene encoding exosome complex protein Rrp42: MSATPSNQNVIPIIKKESIISLFDKGIRQDGRKLNEYRPISITVDYAKKADGSALVKLGNTMVLAGVKLELGKPYEDTPNQGNLIVNVELLPLAYETFEPGPPDENAIELARVIDRSLRDSKAIDLTKLVIEPGKSVWTVWLDVYVLDYNGNVLDACMLASIAALYNTSVYKVEQSNGSISINKSEKIGKLPMNYPVVSVSLGKVDKYLVVDPDLEEESIIEAKISFSYTADYKIVGIQKSGKGSLLIQDIDQAENIARVAAAKLIEELKKQLNI; encoded by the coding sequence ATGTCTGCAACGCCTTCTAATCAAAACGTAATCCCAATTATAAAGAAAGAAAGTATTATAAGCCTATTTGATAAAGGCATTAGACAAGATGGAAGGAAATTAAACGAGTATAGGCCAATTTCTATTACTGTTGATTACGCTAAGAAGGCCGATGGGTCTGCTTTGGTAAAACTGGGAAATACGATGGTTTTAGCCGGTGTAAAATTAGAGCTAGGTAAGCCATATGAAGATACTCCAAATCAAGGAAATTTAATAGTTAATGTGGAACTCTTACCACTAGCTTATGAAACTTTTGAACCTGGTCCTCCAGATGAAAATGCGATAGAATTGGCTAGGGTAATAGATAGAAGTTTAAGGGATTCAAAGGCTATCGATTTAACAAAGCTTGTCATTGAGCCAGGTAAAAGTGTATGGACTGTTTGGTTAGACGTCTACGTATTAGATTATAATGGTAATGTATTAGACGCGTGTATGTTAGCATCAATTGCTGCTCTATATAATACATCTGTGTATAAGGTAGAGCAGTCTAATGGATCAATATCTATTAATAAGTCAGAAAAAATAGGAAAATTACCCATGAACTACCCTGTGGTTTCTGTATCACTAGGTAAGGTAGATAAATACTTAGTGGTTGATCCAGATTTAGAGGAGGAATCGATAATAGAAGCTAAGATTTCATTTTCATATACAGCTGATTATAAAATAGTGGGTATACAGAAATCTGGAAAGGGAAGTTTACTGATACAAGATATAGATCAAGCCGAGAATATAGCACGGGTAGCAGCAGCTAAGTTAATAGAAGAACTTAAAAAGCAATTAAATATTTAG
- a CDS encoding 50S ribosomal protein L37ae: protein MGKVTGIAGRFGPRYGSTIRKKWKEIMERRYQDHQCPYCKTAGKVVRLASGIWYCRKCGAKWAGLAYTPY, encoded by the coding sequence ATGGGTAAGGTAACTGGTATAGCTGGGAGATTTGGGCCAAGATATGGATCTACGATAAGAAAGAAATGGAAAGAAATAATGGAGAGAAGGTATCAAGATCATCAATGTCCTTATTGTAAGACAGCTGGAAAAGTTGTTAGGTTGGCATCTGGCATTTGGTATTGTAGGAAATGTGGAGCAAAGTGGGCAGGGCTTGCATATACGCCCTATTAA
- a CDS encoding KEOPS complex Pcc1 subunit, whose amino-acid sequence MALVEIKLKDEADDAEKFKNIEDIIYNSIIIEKIDTKYVKIERDPLRIIINSPTLTRTRAIMNSYILWLYTILKSLEEVK is encoded by the coding sequence ATGGCACTAGTAGAGATTAAGTTAAAAGATGAAGCAGACGATGCAGAGAAATTTAAGAATATTGAAGATATTATTTATAATTCAATAATAATTGAGAAAATAGATACGAAATATGTTAAAATTGAGAGAGATCCTCTTAGAATTATAATTAACTCGCCTACACTAACAAGGACAAGAGCTATAATGAACTCTTATATACTCTGGTTATATACAATTCTAAAGTCATTGGAAGAGGTGAAATGA
- a CDS encoding prefoldin subunit beta, whose protein sequence is MAEKLPPEVQTQLAKFQQLKNQLDRLLLEKSTIENELREINRVLDELANLTAEATIYKIVGNLLVKSDKASVEKELNDRKELLELRSRTYQKQESILRKQLEDLQAKINEMLSKYYPQGGQSGIKA, encoded by the coding sequence TTGGCTGAAAAATTACCCCCAGAAGTTCAAACCCAATTAGCGAAATTTCAACAATTGAAAAACCAATTAGATAGATTACTGTTAGAGAAATCTACGATAGAAAACGAGCTAAGGGAAATTAACAGAGTCTTAGACGAGTTAGCTAATCTTACAGCTGAGGCTACAATTTATAAGATAGTTGGTAATTTATTGGTTAAGTCGGATAAGGCTTCCGTAGAAAAGGAATTAAATGATAGAAAAGAATTACTAGAATTAAGATCACGTACATATCAGAAACAAGAAAGTATATTAAGGAAACAGCTTGAGGATCTCCAAGCAAAGATCAACGAGATGTTGTCTAAATATTATCCACAAGGAGGGCAATCGGGTATAAAAGCCTAG
- the xpf gene encoding 3'-flap repair endonuclease Xpf encodes MVIRIYVDDREKASGIPELLKELGLIVIFSQLEVADYVVADGVAIERKSVPDLINSIFDKRFFDQISRLSDSYRVPILILEGDINLIRKITDRWKAINNALISLTLDYDVKVIYSRDKRDTSEILKKLAEKFQLSSENYNRKINLHNKSKLNSVSDIQLYIVESLPSVGTILAERLLNRFGTIQNICNASISELEKALGSRKKAEEIYKILRTYYSQTNTDNKSEDKKKGSSLFDYL; translated from the coding sequence ATGGTAATTAGAATTTATGTTGATGATAGAGAGAAAGCAAGCGGTATACCAGAGTTACTTAAAGAATTAGGCTTAATAGTAATATTTAGCCAACTTGAAGTTGCTGACTACGTAGTGGCAGATGGTGTTGCTATAGAGAGAAAATCTGTGCCTGATTTAATTAACTCTATTTTTGATAAAAGATTTTTTGATCAGATTTCTAGGTTATCAGATTCCTACAGAGTCCCAATACTGATACTGGAGGGTGATATTAACTTAATTAGAAAAATAACTGATAGATGGAAGGCAATAAATAACGCGTTAATTTCACTCACACTAGATTATGATGTAAAAGTGATCTACTCTAGAGACAAAAGAGATACATCAGAAATATTAAAGAAATTAGCTGAAAAATTTCAGTTATCTTCGGAGAACTATAATAGAAAGATTAATCTCCATAACAAATCAAAGCTGAATAGTGTGAGTGATATTCAATTATACATTGTTGAATCATTACCTAGTGTGGGTACGATACTAGCTGAAAGATTATTAAATAGATTTGGAACTATTCAGAATATTTGTAATGCTTCAATTTCTGAACTGGAAAAAGCTCTTGGAAGTAGAAAAAAAGCTGAGGAAATATATAAGATTTTAAGGACTTATTATTCACAAACTAATACAGATAATAAATCTGAAGATAAAAAGAAAGGTTCTTCATTGTTCGATTATCTTTAG